The following proteins come from a genomic window of Chryseobacterium glaciei:
- a CDS encoding CinA family nicotinamide mononucleotide deamidase-related protein, whose amino-acid sequence MEKAVLITIGDEILSGNTVDTNSNFIATELKNIGVQVSQIFTISDEIETIKNTLKEAFKIGDLIITTGGLGPTRDDKTKKALAEFFNDEIALDEVTFEHLRTYMEKRGRLEILERNREQAFVPTKSTVFQNNFGTAPCMMMEQDGKLCFSLPGVPYEVKPLIKDQIVPYLKEKYSLNYITTRIISVVGIPESILADIVEDWELALPENLALSYLPIGTRVKLRLTATGENELYLQQQLEEEIQKLLPLIRDNVIATTEDKIEKILGELLIERKLTISTAESCTGGELAKMITSNSGSSKYFLGGIIPYATEKKIEILKVKKETVDEFTVVSEQVAQEMAKGCQNLFDTNISLSTTGVAGPGKGEDGKDIGTVFYSIRVNDKEHSSKLYMPHLERLDFMNFVSQKILQDLVGILINE is encoded by the coding sequence ATGGAAAAAGCTGTTCTTATTACTATTGGAGACGAGATACTTTCGGGAAATACCGTTGATACCAATTCTAATTTTATTGCTACTGAACTTAAAAATATAGGCGTACAAGTCTCGCAAATTTTCACTATTTCAGATGAAATTGAAACCATTAAAAACACTTTAAAAGAGGCGTTTAAAATTGGAGATTTGATCATTACAACAGGTGGTTTAGGCCCAACCAGAGATGATAAAACAAAAAAGGCGCTTGCCGAATTTTTCAATGATGAAATTGCATTGGATGAGGTTACTTTTGAGCATTTGAGAACGTATATGGAAAAACGTGGCCGACTGGAAATTCTGGAAAGAAACCGCGAACAGGCCTTTGTTCCTACAAAATCTACGGTTTTTCAAAACAATTTCGGAACGGCACCTTGTATGATGATGGAGCAAGATGGGAAATTATGTTTCAGTCTTCCGGGCGTTCCTTATGAAGTAAAACCTTTGATTAAAGATCAGATAGTTCCTTATTTAAAGGAAAAATATAGTCTTAATTATATCACGACAAGAATTATTTCCGTCGTTGGAATTCCTGAAAGTATTTTGGCAGATATTGTTGAAGATTGGGAACTTGCTCTTCCTGAAAATTTGGCGTTATCCTATCTTCCAATCGGAACCAGAGTAAAGTTAAGATTGACTGCCACAGGTGAAAATGAATTGTATTTACAGCAACAATTAGAAGAAGAAATTCAAAAATTACTTCCTTTAATTAGAGATAATGTGATCGCCACAACTGAGGATAAAATTGAAAAAATTCTTGGTGAACTTTTAATTGAAAGAAAATTAACTATTTCAACGGCTGAAAGCTGTACCGGAGGAGAATTGGCAAAAATGATCACTTCAAACTCGGGAAGTTCAAAATATTTTCTGGGTGGAATTATTCCTTATGCAACAGAAAAGAAAATTGAGATTTTAAAGGTTAAAAAAGAAACAGTTGATGAGTTTACCGTTGTAAGCGAACAGGTTGCACAGGAAATGGCAAAAGGTTGTCAGAATTTATTTGATACCAATATTTCACTATCCACAACCGGAGTTGCAGGTCCCGGAAAAGGAGAGGATGGAAAAGATATTGGAACCGTTTTCTATTCTATTAGGGTTAATGATAAAGAACATAGTTCAAAATTATACATGCCACACTTAGAAAGGCTGGATTTTATGAATTTTGTATCACAGAAAATTCTGCAGGATTTGGTGGGAATACTTATAAATGAGTAA
- a CDS encoding lipocalin family protein: MKNFQKIAIPVSLGILGFIILNSCSTGIPKGATAVTHFNAEKYLGKWYEIARFDYRFEKNMDNVTATYSQNPNGTIRVDNKGYNYIKKEWKESIGEAKFVKDKTEARLKVSFFKPIWAGYNVIDIDDDYQYALIVGSSLKHIWILSRTKEIPESIKQRFLEKAKRIGYNTDELIWVKHD; encoded by the coding sequence ATGAAAAATTTTCAGAAAATTGCCATTCCCGTCTCGTTGGGGATTTTGGGTTTCATTATTCTTAATTCATGTTCAACAGGAATTCCTAAAGGCGCAACAGCAGTTACCCATTTTAATGCAGAAAAATATTTAGGAAAGTGGTATGAAATTGCCCGTTTCGATTACAGGTTCGAGAAAAACATGGATAACGTGACGGCAACCTATTCTCAAAATCCAAACGGAACAATCCGAGTAGATAATAAAGGCTACAATTACATCAAAAAAGAATGGAAAGAGTCAATTGGTGAAGCCAAATTTGTAAAAGATAAAACTGAAGCTCGATTAAAAGTATCATTTTTTAAACCCATTTGGGCCGGATATAACGTAATTGATATTGACGATGATTATCAATACGCATTGATTGTCGGAAGCAGTTTAAAACATATCTGGATTCTATCCCGAACTAAAGAAATTCCTGAAAGCATCAAACAACGTTTTCTAGAAAAAGCTAAAAGAATAGGTTACAATACAGATGAATTAATCTGGGTAAAACATGATTAA